The genomic interval ACGGCGCAGCCGGTAACACCGTGCCGTTGCCGGACGTGATGAAGGCCACAATCCGTCCCGATATTGTCAACTACGTCCACTCCAACATTTCCAAGAACAGCCGCCAGCCCTACGCCGTGTCCAAGAAGGCCGGCCACCAGACCTCCGCCGAGTCCTGGGGCACGGGCCGCGCCGTATCCCGTATCCCCCGTGTTCCCGGTGGCGGTACTCACCGCGCCGGCCAAGGTGCCTTCGGCAACATGTGCCGTGGTGGTCGCATGTTCGCCCCGACCAAGATCTGGCGCCGCTGGCACCGTAAGATCAACGTGAACCAGAAGCGCTACGCACTAGTTTCCGCAATTGCTGCCTCGGCCGTTCCTTCCCTTGTCATGGCTCGCGGCCACCGCATTGAGTCTGTCCCGGAGTTGCCGCTCGTCGTGAACGACTCTGCTGAGGGGATCGAGAAGACCTCTTCAGCTATCAAAGCCCTCAAGCAGATGGGCGCCTATCCCGACGCCGAGAAGGCCAAAGATAGCCACGCCATTCGCCCCGGCAAGGGTAAAATGCGCAACCGTCGCTATATTTCTCGTAAAGGTCCTCTCATCGTCTATGGCACCGAGGGGTCCAAGCTCGTTAAGGCCTTCAGAAACATTCCTGGCGTTGAGATCGCTAACGTCGAGCGCCTGAATCTTCTGAAGCTGGCGCCTGGTGGTCATCTTGGCAGATTCGTTATCTGGACGAAATCGGCTTTTGAGAAGCTGGACTCAATCTACGGATCTTTTGACAAGCCCTCGGAGAAGAAGAGGGGGTATGTGCTGCCAAGATCGAAGATGCTGAACGCTGATTTGACCAGGATTATCAACTCGGATGAGGTGCAGTCAGTCGTGAGGCCGATCAAGAAGGAAGTGAAGAGGGCCCCCATGAAGAAGAATCCACTGAAGAACCTGAACACTATGCTGAAGCTGAACCCGTATGCCAAGACTGCAAGGAGGATGTCACTATTGGCCGAGGCCCAGCGGGTCAAggccaaaaaagaaaagcttGATAAAAAGAGGAAGCAAATTTCCAAGGTATATTTCTTTCCTGTTTGTGTTCATCTATATTTCTTACTTACGAGTCCCGTATGTATGCGTACAATGCATTATGTTATACTCTGTTAAGTTTGACTACGTTCATGAGAAGCAATTGCGTTATATTAGCTCCGTTGTCGTTAACTATATAATCTCTAGTGCCTTTGTTGTTGCTGTTGCTCTTTTTAGAAGATCTAACAGTTCATTTTTGTATGAATATGAATAGTTTATATTGGTGAAAGTTAGTTTAACAAATAGAATAATGTCACGTTTTTATATGCTGATCACACTCCGTAATCCATGCATATTTTGTGAAGTAAGATCTGTAAGgttatgttttgttttgctGAAATGTCATAAGTAGactatgttatttttgttttctagaagTTGACGGTTCAGACATGAATTTGGCTGATCAAATTTGAAAATGTATGTTTCATTCTAACACAAAAGTTTCAGGTAGATGTATTTAGTTTGGCTTTGAGTCAGCGATGAGTTTGGTTATTCAAGTGAGTTTTTTGGtattagaataatttttacaaCTATGAATCGTGAATTAAATGGGTAAGAATTTTGGTTGTCTTTCTTGTTGATCTTATTTGGATGACTGAAATTTGTACCATTTGGATCCATCCTTTTTAGTTGTTGTAGTGCTTTTGTTGAGGTTAATATATTTGCCAGATCTCAatgttttgatttcaattttgaagTTGAGTGTCTACTAGGGACATAGGATTATTATAAGTTGTATGCATAAGATGGTTTGTGTTGTCCTATTTTCATACTCAGTCAATGTGTTGTGTTCTTCACAAGATCTGCAATGTCTATTCGTCTTTCATGCAAAAAGCCCTattgttttgttatttaatatttttattagttgtcTAGTTAAGATGTTGAATTTTCAGGGATTTTATAATTGTAGTAGTAATGTTTCCTTATTATGTCTATTTGTCAAAATTGGAAAGGAAAAACGGGCAGGGTATTGCCTTGtagcttttgtttttttccttttgtgctATTGGGCTGTATGTCTGTTAACACGTTTATTTAACAGTTCCAAGACACTAAGGGCCTCTGTGTGGTTaaggtttttgttttttctctcttatttcatTGCATGGCCTATAAATTCTTAAAATGTTGAAAAcactttattttatgtagttctGTTTTTGTATGATATGGAGCATTAGGgagcatttattattattattattattattattattatttaaattaggTTACTTGGGAAAAAATTTCAGGATGGTggtgttattttatttgcatAACTTATGATTTGTCTATCTCCATTTTGGTCCTTGTAGATGCATGAGCTTCACCTTTGAATACCATAGGaacttgtttttgttgtttagcatttttcaaaaaaaaatatatatatatataattattgtattGGCATTTgcaataatcaattttttttttcttttcttttctacccTCTATATTGTAAGCATTATAAatgcttttgtttttcatctCTTAAAATGTTTCTGAGCTTTTTTGTCTGTGTTCTTGGATCTTTCATATTTGTGTTAGACTGATTTGTTTATACGATACTTTTTATAGCATGTGACAATTGTCTCGTTGTGGAAAGGCCGGTTAAATCCTTTCCTCAGCCATATGTGTTCATACTAAACCTTATATTTTGGTAGTGTTGAACACGCCTCTGCATAAAAgttgttttgtattttggaTGCCAGTTCAATTGTCAtcgtttattttgatgaaagtTTTAATTTCTAACGTTATGCTTATTGTTTTACATTGTATGGGAACTGAATTATCATGTCTTACCACTGTATTTATCAAGCTAAGGAAAATTTTATGGTTTGATCCTTGTCAGGAGGAGGCTACCGCAATTAAGGCTGCTGGAAAGGCGTGGTACCAGACTATGATTTCTGACAGTGATTATGCTGACTTTGAGAACTTCTCAAAGTGGTTGGGAGTCTCCCAGTGATTTATTTATGCCATCCGAGTTTAACTTTAATGCTATCCTTTTTATCTATATGCTTCAACTTAAGGGTTTTGCCTACTTTGCTTTTATTGTTGGTTCCTGGGACTTGAACAAGATTAGGAGGGAAGGAAATTACTGGACCTTTAGTTACTTCCCTCTAGTTGGACAAATTTTTGGTTACAGAAAATTCGGATTTAGATATCTATTAATTGTAGTTTTGGTTCTTAATAATGTTTGTTGGTAGGTTGTGTTGGTTTCCAATTTCTATGCATGTTTGCCTCTAATAAGGGTGTGCTTGTTAGGGATTTAGCTATGCTGAAGAATTGTTTCAAGGTTTGTTTTGGCCGCCCAACTCCAACCCTATAGAGGAGTGTTAGTGGCACTGTTTATTGAGAGCTCTCACTTTGGAGTTGGAATGCTGACCTGAACCCATCTGTTTAGGCATAGGGTAAAGCCCTTTGTGTGACTAGCTAGCAAGCACTGTTTATGATCTTCCGAATTCATCCAATCAGAAGATAAGACAGAATATAATCATTTCAACCCAGTTAAATTTGGTATAATTGGGTTTGATTGATGTAAGCACCCCCATCGGATATCCCAATCACCcgatctattcgaatgaaggcgcttacataagggaatGGAAActaacacaagacaaaaataccctggtatacttacatataaaatataacgACGGAAGCAAAATGATATACATGCATGCCCATGAGTACTCTGTTGAAATAGCGGTCGcggaatatataaatatatacaaaccctATGCTAGCAAATGAGGGATTCAAGGAACAACCTGACaatcaaaaataagaaacaaaaattctatcaaaatatcagagatAACGGGGGCAA from Diospyros lotus cultivar Yz01 chromosome 8, ASM1463336v1, whole genome shotgun sequence carries:
- the LOC127808492 gene encoding 60S ribosomal protein L4 yields the protein MAAAARPLVTVQNLESDMATDGAAGNTVPLPDVMKATIRPDIVNYVHSNISKNSRQPYAVSKKAGHQTSAESWGTGRAVSRIPRVPGGGTHRAGQGAFGNMCRGGRMFAPTKIWRRWHRKINVNQKRYALVSAIAASAVPSLVMARGHRIESVPELPLVVNDSAEGIEKTSSAIKALKQMGAYPDAEKAKDSHAIRPGKGKMRNRRYISRKGPLIVYGTEGSKLVKAFRNIPGVEIANVERLNLLKLAPGGHLGRFVIWTKSAFEKLDSIYGSFDKPSEKKRGYVLPRSKMLNADLTRIINSDEVQSVVRPIKKEVKRAPMKKNPLKNLNTMLKLNPYAKTARRMSLLAEAQRVKAKKEKLDKKRKQISKEEATAIKAAGKAWYQTMISDSDYADFENFSKWLGVSQ